One segment of Paenibacillus antri DNA contains the following:
- a CDS encoding lytic transglycosylase domain-containing protein, whose product MSINSVDPKLITAWLKTQFLSTTEITSASLGGSEVGSGSSPNFAALLQLLTAQAGNGTLADEAYERSATFGLDGLVGAMPLKLAGLSGTTYEAAAPAPGDIDGIIQEASAKYGVDPALVRAVVRVESGFDPTAESHAGAKGLMQLMDATARSLGVSDSFDPVQNVNGGTRFLSYLLTKYNGNEGVALAAYNAGPGRVDRLGIRTDADLATAMNRLPKETQAYVGKVLGARG is encoded by the coding sequence ATGAGCATCAATTCCGTCGACCCTAAGCTGATTACCGCCTGGCTGAAGACGCAGTTTCTGTCCACGACCGAGATTACTTCCGCGTCGCTGGGCGGAAGCGAGGTCGGCTCCGGCTCCTCGCCGAACTTCGCCGCGCTGCTGCAGCTGTTGACCGCGCAGGCCGGCAACGGCACGCTTGCGGACGAGGCGTACGAACGTTCGGCGACGTTCGGCCTCGACGGGCTCGTCGGCGCGATGCCGCTGAAGCTGGCGGGACTGTCCGGAACGACGTACGAAGCCGCGGCGCCCGCCCCCGGGGACATCGACGGCATCATTCAAGAGGCGAGCGCGAAATACGGCGTAGATCCTGCGCTCGTGCGCGCGGTCGTCCGCGTAGAATCCGGCTTCGACCCGACCGCGGAATCGCACGCGGGAGCGAAGGGGCTGATGCAGCTCATGGATGCGACCGCGAGATCGCTCGGCGTCTCCGACTCGTTCGACCCCGTGCAGAACGTCAACGGCGGAACGCGCTTCTTATCGTACCTGCTGACGAAGTACAATGGTAACGAGGGCGTCGCGTTAGCGGCTTACAATGCCGGCCCGGGCCGGGTCGACCGGCTCGGAATTCGAACGGACGCCGATCTGGCGACGGCGATGAACCGTCTGCCGAAGGAGACGCAGGCGTACGTCGGCAAGGTGCTCGGCGCGCGAGGATAA
- a CDS encoding TerC family protein: MDIMSPDFWAALITIIFIDLVLAGDNAIVIGMAARKLSPEQQKKAIFWGTFGAVAIRILATVLVVELLKIPGLQLVGGLLLVWIAYKLLVSDEGHKDVKAKDNLWAAVQTIVIADAAMGLDNVIAVAGAAHGDLLLVVIGLLVSVPIVVWGSTLFIKIVNRFPPIVYIGSGVLAFTAAKMITHEPFIHDWFANPAVYWAFLIVVIVGVLVAGKLRNARGVIGKPSTSTDHEM; the protein is encoded by the coding sequence ATGGACATCATGTCTCCGGATTTCTGGGCAGCTTTAATCACCATCATTTTCATCGACCTCGTGCTTGCGGGAGACAATGCCATTGTCATCGGGATGGCGGCGCGGAAGCTGTCCCCCGAACAGCAGAAGAAAGCGATCTTCTGGGGAACGTTCGGCGCGGTGGCGATTCGGATCTTGGCCACGGTGCTCGTCGTGGAGCTTCTGAAGATTCCGGGCCTGCAGCTGGTCGGCGGCTTGCTGCTCGTCTGGATCGCTTACAAGCTGCTCGTGAGCGACGAAGGGCATAAAGACGTCAAAGCGAAAGACAACTTGTGGGCGGCGGTGCAGACGATCGTTATCGCCGACGCGGCCATGGGCCTCGACAACGTCATCGCGGTCGCCGGCGCGGCGCACGGGGACCTGCTCCTCGTCGTAATCGGCCTGCTCGTATCGGTTCCGATCGTCGTCTGGGGCAGCACGCTGTTCATCAAGATCGTCAACCGCTTCCCGCCGATTGTCTACATCGGTTCCGGCGTGTTGGCCTTCACCGCGGCGAAGATGATCACGCACGAGCCGTTCATCCACGATTGGTTCGCGAACCCTGCGGTGTACTGGGCGTTCCTTATCGTCGTCATCGTCGGGGTATTGGTCGCCGGCAAGCTTCGCAACGCCAGAGGCGTCATCGGTAAGCCTTCCACCTCCACCGACCACGAAATGTAA
- a CDS encoding TerC family protein gives MESLFLIVKIIMVNIVLSGDNAVVIAMASKNLPAAQRAKAVWWGAVGAVALRIVLTVAAVFLLKIPMIQLLGSLLLMYIAVKLLLDDEGHEDIKSAATLGAAVWTIIVADFVMSLDNVLAIAAIAEGNWLLIVIGILISIPLIVWGSTFVMNLLHKYPVLIYIGAGILGFTAGEMFLKDPTAARWIGTESQAVHWLLPAAAAAVVVAAGLWKKRRTAKVT, from the coding sequence GTGGAAAGCCTCTTCTTGATCGTAAAGATCATAATGGTCAATATCGTGCTGAGCGGGGACAACGCGGTCGTCATCGCGATGGCGAGCAAAAACTTGCCCGCCGCTCAAAGGGCGAAAGCCGTATGGTGGGGGGCGGTCGGGGCGGTCGCGCTCCGGATCGTGCTGACGGTGGCGGCAGTGTTCTTGCTGAAAATTCCGATGATCCAGCTGCTGGGCAGTCTGCTCCTGATGTACATCGCGGTGAAGCTGCTACTCGACGACGAGGGACACGAAGACATCAAGAGCGCGGCGACGCTCGGAGCGGCCGTCTGGACGATCATCGTCGCGGACTTCGTCATGAGCCTCGACAACGTGCTGGCGATCGCGGCGATCGCCGAAGGCAACTGGCTCTTGATCGTGATCGGCATCCTGATCAGCATTCCGCTCATCGTATGGGGCAGCACGTTCGTCATGAATTTGCTCCACAAATATCCGGTCTTGATCTACATCGGGGCGGGCATCTTAGGATTTACGGCCGGCGAGATGTTCCTGAAGGATCCGACGGCGGCGCGCTGGATCGGCACGGAATCGCAGGCGGTCCATTGGCTGCTGCCGGCGGCCGCGGCGGCGGTCGTCGTAGCGGCGGGATTATGGAAGAAACGGCGTACGGCGAAAGTAACATAG
- the typA gene encoding translational GTPase TypA → MISRDKIRNIAIIAHVDHGKTTLVDKLLQQAGTFRENEAVVERAMDSNDLERERGITILAKNTGVMYKDHLINIVDTPGHADFGGEVERIMKMVDGVLLVVDAFEGCMPQTKFVLRKALEAHLTPIVVVNKIDRPNARPAEVIDEVLDLFIELGADDEQLEFPVVYASGLVGTSGLEPDAQEPTMQPMFETILTSIPAPTESTVDPLQFLVTLLDYNEYLGRIAVGRINRGTIRAGQSVAVLDREGKQRTARIEKLFGFQGLKRIEIEEAGAGEIVAIAGIKEINIGETIADPANPEQLPVLTIDEPTLQMTFVVNNSPFAGREGKWVTSRKLRERLYKELETDVALRVEDTDSPDAFVVSGRGELHLGILIENMRREGYELQVSKPEVIVKEVDGVKMEPIERLLIDVPEESMGAVMESLGTRKADMVNMTNNGSGNVRIEFLIPSRGLIGYRTDFLTLTRGYGIMNHAFDSYGPYAGAGVGGRHQGVLVASETGTATFYGMASVEDRGILFLTPGTEVYEGMLVGEHNRDNDIIVNICKEKALTNIRSASKDDTVRLKTPRLMSLEQALEYLNDDEYCEITPKSIRLRKKILNKSERERAEKNKKLVNT, encoded by the coding sequence ATGATTTCAAGAGACAAAATTCGCAACATCGCCATTATCGCGCACGTCGACCATGGCAAAACGACGCTCGTCGACAAATTGCTGCAGCAAGCGGGAACGTTCCGCGAGAACGAAGCCGTCGTCGAACGCGCCATGGACTCGAACGATTTGGAACGCGAGCGCGGCATTACGATCTTGGCGAAAAACACCGGGGTTATGTATAAGGACCACTTGATCAATATCGTGGATACGCCGGGACACGCTGACTTCGGCGGCGAGGTCGAACGGATCATGAAGATGGTCGACGGCGTACTGCTCGTCGTCGACGCGTTCGAAGGCTGCATGCCGCAGACGAAATTCGTGCTTCGCAAGGCGCTGGAAGCGCATCTGACGCCGATCGTCGTGGTCAACAAGATCGATCGTCCGAACGCGAGACCGGCCGAGGTCATCGACGAAGTGCTCGACTTGTTCATCGAGCTCGGCGCGGACGACGAACAGCTCGAATTCCCGGTCGTGTACGCTTCGGGTCTCGTCGGCACGTCGGGTCTCGAGCCGGACGCGCAAGAGCCTACGATGCAGCCGATGTTCGAGACGATCCTGACGTCGATCCCGGCGCCGACCGAGAGCACGGTAGACCCGCTGCAATTTTTGGTCACGCTGCTCGACTACAACGAATACCTCGGCCGCATCGCCGTCGGCCGCATCAACCGCGGCACGATTCGCGCGGGACAATCCGTCGCGGTGCTCGACCGCGAAGGCAAGCAGCGCACGGCGCGCATCGAGAAGCTGTTCGGCTTCCAAGGACTGAAGCGCATCGAGATCGAAGAAGCCGGCGCGGGCGAGATCGTCGCGATCGCGGGCATTAAGGAAATCAACATCGGCGAGACGATCGCCGATCCGGCGAACCCGGAGCAGCTGCCGGTGCTTACGATCGACGAGCCGACGCTGCAGATGACGTTCGTCGTCAACAACTCGCCGTTCGCGGGCCGCGAAGGCAAGTGGGTCACGTCCCGGAAGCTGCGGGAGCGTCTGTACAAGGAACTGGAAACCGACGTCGCGCTGCGCGTCGAAGACACCGACAGCCCGGACGCCTTCGTCGTCAGCGGCCGCGGCGAGCTTCACCTCGGCATCCTGATCGAGAACATGCGCCGCGAAGGCTACGAGCTCCAGGTTTCGAAGCCGGAGGTTATCGTGAAGGAAGTCGACGGCGTGAAGATGGAGCCGATCGAACGGCTGCTCATCGACGTGCCGGAAGAGAGCATGGGCGCCGTCATGGAGAGCCTCGGCACCCGGAAGGCCGACATGGTCAACATGACGAACAACGGCAGCGGCAACGTTCGGATCGAATTCTTGATTCCTTCCCGCGGATTGATCGGCTACCGGACGGATTTCCTGACGTTGACGCGCGGATACGGCATCATGAACCATGCGTTCGACTCTTACGGCCCCTATGCGGGCGCGGGCGTCGGCGGCCGCCACCAAGGCGTGCTCGTGGCGAGCGAAACCGGCACGGCGACGTTCTACGGCATGGCGTCCGTCGAAGACCGCGGCATTTTGTTCTTGACGCCGGGGACCGAGGTGTACGAAGGAATGCTCGTGGGCGAGCATAACCGCGACAACGACATCATCGTCAACATTTGCAAGGAGAAGGCGTTGACGAACATTCGTTCTGCGTCGAAGGACGACACGGTCCGTCTGAAGACGCCTCGCCTCATGAGCCTCGAGCAGGCGCTCGAGTACCTCAACGACGACGAATATTGCGAAATTACGCCGAAATCGATCCGTCTCCGCAAGAAGATCCTCAACAAGAGCGAGCGGGAGCGGGCGGAAAAAAATAAGAAGTTG